A section of the Streptomyces sp. V3I8 genome encodes:
- a CDS encoding L-threonylcarbamoyladenylate synthase, whose translation MAKYFDVHPENPQQRTITQVADSIRAGALVVYPTDSCFALGCQLGSRDGIDRIRSIRRLDDRHHFTLVCQNFAQLGQFVQVDNDVFRAIKASTPGSYTFILPATREVPRKLLHPKKKTVGVRIPDHTVAQALLAELGEPLLSSTLLLPDEDEPMTQGWEIKERLDHSVDAVIDSGDCGTEPTTVIDFSSGEAEIVRKGAGDVTRFE comes from the coding sequence GTGGCAAAGTACTTCGACGTTCATCCCGAGAATCCTCAGCAGCGGACCATCACCCAGGTCGCCGACTCCATCCGCGCGGGTGCGCTCGTCGTGTATCCCACGGACTCCTGCTTCGCGCTGGGGTGCCAGCTGGGCAGCCGTGACGGCATCGACCGGATCCGCTCCATCCGCCGGCTCGACGACCGTCACCACTTCACGCTCGTCTGCCAGAACTTCGCGCAGCTCGGCCAGTTCGTCCAGGTCGACAACGACGTGTTCCGTGCCATCAAGGCCTCCACGCCCGGCAGTTACACCTTCATCCTGCCCGCGACCAGGGAAGTTCCGCGCAAACTGCTCCACCCCAAGAAGAAGACGGTCGGCGTGCGCATCCCGGACCACACGGTCGCCCAGGCCCTGCTCGCCGAGCTCGGTGAGCCCCTGCTGTCCAGCACGCTCCTCCTGCCCGACGAGGACGAGCCGATGACCCAGGGCTGGGAGATCAAGGAGCGGCTCGACCACTCCGTCGACGCGGTGATCGACTCCGGCGACTGCGGCACCGAGCCGACCACGGTCATCGACTTCTCCAGTGGCGAGGCCGAGATCGTGCGCAAGGGAGCGGGCGACGTCACGCGGTTCGAGTGA
- a CDS encoding VOC family protein, translating into MACRISELVIDAVDPERLAAFWSDVLGYVELDREEDGSIEIGPPDAGFGGPQPTLVLSPTGDPRPKKLRLHIDVNATDRDQDAELERLLALGARRADIGQTGAESWYVLLDPEGNEFCLLRKRLKPV; encoded by the coding sequence ATGGCATGCCGTATCAGTGAACTGGTCATCGACGCCGTGGACCCCGAACGGCTGGCCGCCTTCTGGAGCGACGTCCTGGGCTACGTCGAGCTGGACCGGGAGGAGGACGGAAGCATCGAGATCGGCCCGCCCGACGCCGGGTTCGGCGGCCCGCAGCCCACTCTCGTCCTCAGCCCGACCGGTGATCCCCGGCCGAAGAAGCTCCGGCTGCACATCGACGTCAACGCCACCGACCGCGATCAGGACGCCGAGCTGGAACGGCTGCTCGCGCTCGGCGCCCGGCGCGCCGACATCGGCCAGACCGGCGCCGAGAGCTGGTACGTCCTGCTCGACCCGGAGGGCAACGAGTTCTGTCTGCTGCGCAAGCGGCTCAAGCCCGTGTGA
- a CDS encoding NUDIX domain-containing protein — protein MTAGIDTPDRRGRTGLDRAGLDLTGNPRVKVRDVTLLSCHWYVGRTTTFDLQRADGTWSTQERETHDRGNGATILLYDTARETVLLTRQFRYPVYVNGHPDGMLVETPGGLLDEEDEHPEVAVRREVTEETGHTVGEVRRVFEVYMSPGSVTERVTFYAASYGPSTRTHEGGGLEEEGEDIETVELPFRQALAMIRTGGIADAKTIMLLQWAALEGPFSGAAAG, from the coding sequence ATGACCGCGGGCATCGACACCCCCGACCGCAGGGGCCGCACCGGACTCGACCGGGCCGGCCTGGACCTGACGGGCAACCCCCGGGTCAAGGTGCGGGACGTGACCCTGTTGTCCTGCCACTGGTACGTGGGGCGGACCACGACCTTCGACCTCCAGCGCGCCGACGGCACCTGGTCCACCCAGGAACGCGAGACGCACGACCGCGGCAACGGCGCCACGATCCTGCTGTACGACACCGCACGCGAAACCGTGCTGCTCACGCGGCAGTTCCGCTACCCCGTGTACGTCAACGGCCACCCCGACGGCATGCTCGTCGAGACACCGGGCGGCCTGCTGGACGAGGAGGACGAGCACCCCGAGGTCGCCGTGCGCCGCGAGGTGACCGAGGAGACCGGGCACACGGTCGGCGAGGTCCGGCGGGTCTTCGAGGTCTACATGAGCCCCGGCTCGGTCACCGAGCGCGTGACCTTCTACGCCGCCTCCTACGGGCCCTCCACCCGCACCCACGAGGGCGGTGGCCTGGAGGAGGAGGGCGAGGACATCGAGACCGTCGAACTGCCCTTCCGCCAGGCCCTGGCCATGATCCGCACCGGCGGGATCGCCGACGCGAAGACCATCATGCTGCTGCAGTGGGCGGCGCTGGAGGGGCCGTTCAGCGGAGCAGCAGCTGGATGA
- a CDS encoding FAD-dependent oxidoreductase, with translation MTGNTDEQTSYWIETAPPGNLHAPLAADITVDVAVIGAGIAGLSAARELARAGRSVAVLEADRIATGVTGHTTAKLSAQHTLVYEQLRRTRGAEAAKLYGRSQSDAIRHAAALVAELGIECDWEDTESYTYTLDPKRTGELEAEADAAREAGLSARYVTETDLPFPVTGAVRVAEQAQFHPRKYLLALTEDLLRHGTRMYEHTRVVGLKEGEPCRLTTEAGPTVTATDVVVATHYPIFDRALLFTRLSPHRELVLTAPVAADRAPLGMYITPEQGKRSVRTAPYADGQRLLIITGESFLPGTADTEERFGRLAGWATEHFGPLDFTHRWATQDNSSTDSVPLVGPFHAGSHHTYVATGFGGWGMSGGIMAGRLLSDLITGQSPPWAGLYDPRRVRTAVREAPAFLKHQAVVAKHFVGDRLPPTSHSVDDLAPGDGALVRIDGHRCAAYRDDDGKLHAVSARCTHMGCLVAFNRAERAWECPCHGSRFDPDGAILQGPATKPLERRAVPGVDAPAADTPAEGS, from the coding sequence ATGACTGGTAACACCGACGAGCAGACGTCGTACTGGATCGAGACGGCCCCCCCGGGGAACCTGCACGCGCCACTGGCGGCCGACATCACGGTGGACGTCGCCGTGATCGGCGCCGGCATCGCCGGGCTCAGCGCCGCCCGGGAGCTGGCCCGTGCCGGTCGCAGCGTGGCCGTGCTGGAGGCCGACCGGATCGCCACGGGTGTCACGGGGCACACCACGGCCAAGCTGAGCGCCCAGCACACGCTGGTCTACGAGCAGCTGCGGCGCACCCGGGGGGCCGAGGCCGCGAAGCTGTACGGGCGCTCCCAGTCCGACGCGATCCGCCACGCGGCGGCGCTCGTGGCCGAACTGGGCATCGAGTGCGACTGGGAGGACACCGAGTCCTACACCTACACCCTGGACCCCAAGAGGACCGGGGAGCTGGAGGCCGAGGCGGACGCCGCCCGCGAGGCCGGACTGTCCGCGCGGTACGTGACGGAGACGGACCTGCCGTTCCCCGTCACCGGCGCCGTCCGGGTCGCGGAACAGGCCCAGTTCCATCCGCGCAAGTACCTGCTGGCGCTCACCGAGGACCTGCTGCGGCACGGCACCCGGATGTACGAGCACACCAGGGTCGTCGGTCTGAAGGAGGGCGAGCCGTGCCGCCTCACGACCGAGGCGGGACCGACCGTGACCGCCACGGACGTCGTGGTCGCCACGCACTACCCGATCTTCGACCGGGCCCTGCTGTTCACCCGCCTCTCCCCGCACCGCGAACTCGTCCTCACCGCCCCCGTGGCGGCCGACCGGGCTCCGCTGGGCATGTACATCACCCCGGAGCAGGGCAAACGCTCGGTGCGTACCGCTCCGTACGCGGACGGGCAGCGGCTGCTCATCATCACCGGGGAGAGCTTCCTGCCGGGGACGGCCGACACCGAGGAACGGTTCGGGCGGCTCGCCGGCTGGGCCACGGAACACTTCGGGCCGCTCGACTTCACCCACCGCTGGGCGACGCAGGACAACAGTTCCACCGACTCCGTGCCGCTGGTCGGGCCGTTCCACGCGGGCAGCCACCACACCTACGTCGCGACCGGCTTCGGCGGCTGGGGCATGAGCGGCGGCATCATGGCAGGCCGCCTCCTGTCGGACCTGATCACCGGGCAGAGCCCGCCGTGGGCCGGACTGTACGATCCCCGGCGGGTGCGGACGGCCGTACGTGAGGCACCGGCCTTCCTCAAGCACCAGGCCGTGGTCGCCAAGCACTTCGTCGGCGACCGGCTGCCGCCCACGTCGCACTCGGTGGACGACCTCGCCCCGGGGGACGGCGCGCTCGTCCGCATCGACGGCCACCGCTGCGCCGCCTACCGCGACGACGACGGAAAGCTCCACGCCGTCTCGGCCCGCTGTACGCACATGGGCTGCCTGGTCGCCTTCAACCGCGCGGAGCGCGCCTGGGAGTGCCCCTGCCACGGTTCCCGGTTCGACCCGGACGGCGCGATTCTCCAGGGCCCCGCGACCAAGCCGCTCGAACGGCGCGCCGTGCCCGGTGTCGACGCGCCGGCCGCGGACACCCCCGCGGAGGGTTCCTGA
- a CDS encoding winged helix-turn-helix domain-containing protein, which translates to MGEVPETHNGWTFLTNHARVLAAIAEDQNTRIRDIAARCRLTERAVQKIISDLEQDGYLTHTRQGRSNEYRIQPGTILRHPADAGLSVSGLLAVLAQHDAVPRGQQQAAVHEQGPGAADR; encoded by the coding sequence ATGGGTGAAGTACCTGAGACACACAACGGCTGGACGTTCCTCACCAACCACGCCCGGGTGCTGGCGGCGATCGCCGAGGACCAGAACACCCGTATCCGGGACATCGCGGCGCGCTGCCGCCTGACCGAGCGCGCCGTCCAGAAGATCATTTCCGACCTGGAGCAGGACGGCTACCTCACCCACACGAGGCAGGGGCGCAGCAACGAGTACCGCATCCAGCCGGGGACGATCCTGCGCCACCCGGCCGACGCGGGCCTGAGCGTCTCGGGCCTGCTGGCGGTCCTCGCCCAGCACGACGCGGTACCGCGGGGACAGCAGCAGGCCGCCGTCCACGAGCAGGGTCCCGGGGCGGCCGACCGGTGA
- the sthA gene encoding Si-specific NAD(P)(+) transhydrogenase yields MRDFDLLVIGSGPGGQKAAIAAAKLGRRVAVVDRPDMVGGVSIHTGTIPSKTLREAVLYLTGLTQRDLYGQSYRLKEDITVADLTARTQHVVGREVDVIRSQLSRNHVSLFAGTGRFVDDHTVALREVTGNEKLLTADTVVIATGTRPARPATVEFDELTVLDSDNVLNLQRVPRSMVIVGAGVIGMEYASMFAALGSKITVVEQRPGMLGFCDVEVIESLKYHLRELAVTFRFGETVAAVERHARGTLTVLESGKKIPADAVMYSAGRQGLTDDLGLDKAGLSADRRGRIKVDEHYRTEVPHIYAVGDVIGFPALAATSMEQGRTAAYHACGEPVNRMHDLQPIGIYTIPEISFIGKTEDQLTEERVPFEVGISRYRELARGQIIGDSHGMLKLLVSPDDRKLLGVHCFGTGATELIHIGQSVMGCGGTVDYLVDAVFNYPTLAESYKVAALDATNKIRQIDRLRD; encoded by the coding sequence GTGCGCGACTTCGACTTGCTCGTCATCGGATCCGGCCCGGGCGGCCAGAAGGCCGCCATCGCCGCGGCCAAGCTCGGCCGCCGGGTCGCCGTCGTCGACCGCCCCGACATGGTCGGAGGGGTCTCCATCCACACCGGGACCATCCCCTCCAAGACCCTGCGGGAAGCGGTCCTCTACCTCACCGGTCTCACCCAACGCGACCTCTACGGCCAGAGCTACCGGCTGAAGGAGGACATCACCGTCGCCGACCTGACCGCGCGCACCCAGCACGTGGTCGGCCGCGAGGTCGACGTCATCCGCAGCCAGCTCTCCCGCAACCACGTCTCCCTGTTCGCCGGCACCGGCCGCTTCGTGGACGACCACACCGTCGCCCTGCGCGAAGTGACCGGCAACGAGAAGCTGCTGACCGCGGACACCGTCGTCATCGCGACCGGCACCCGGCCGGCCCGGCCCGCCACCGTCGAGTTCGACGAGCTGACGGTCCTCGACTCCGACAACGTTCTCAACCTGCAGCGGGTGCCCCGGTCCATGGTCATCGTCGGGGCCGGTGTGATCGGCATGGAGTACGCCTCCATGTTCGCCGCCCTCGGCAGCAAGATCACCGTGGTCGAACAGCGCCCCGGGATGCTCGGCTTCTGCGACGTCGAGGTGATCGAGTCGCTCAAGTACCACCTGCGGGAACTGGCCGTCACCTTCCGCTTCGGCGAGACGGTCGCCGCCGTCGAACGCCATGCGCGGGGCACCCTCACCGTCCTGGAGAGCGGCAAGAAGATCCCGGCGGACGCCGTGATGTACTCCGCGGGCCGGCAGGGCCTCACCGACGACCTCGGCCTCGACAAGGCCGGCCTGTCCGCCGACCGGCGCGGCCGGATCAAGGTGGACGAGCACTACCGCACCGAGGTGCCGCACATCTACGCCGTCGGCGACGTCATCGGTTTCCCGGCACTGGCGGCGACCTCGATGGAACAGGGCCGTACGGCCGCGTACCACGCGTGCGGCGAGCCGGTGAACCGGATGCACGACCTCCAGCCGATCGGCATCTACACCATCCCGGAGATCAGCTTCATCGGGAAGACCGAGGACCAGCTCACCGAGGAGCGGGTGCCCTTCGAGGTCGGCATCTCCCGCTACCGCGAACTCGCCCGGGGGCAGATCATCGGCGACTCGCACGGCATGCTCAAGCTGCTCGTCTCCCCCGACGACCGCAAACTGCTCGGCGTGCACTGCTTCGGTACGGGCGCCACCGAACTGATCCACATCGGCCAGTCGGTGATGGGCTGCGGCGGTACGGTCGACTATCTGGTCGACGCCGTCTTCAACTACCCGACGCTCGCGGAGTCCTACAAGGTCGCCGCGCTCGACGCCACCAACAAGATCCGGCAGATCGACCGGCTCCGGGACTGA
- a CDS encoding sulfite exporter TauE/SafE family protein, with product MTPVEAVAVLAAGVGAGAVNSVVGSGTLITFPVLLATGLPPVTATVSNALGLIPGAVSGAFGYRRELRGQRRRILTLGVGALLGGFTGAVLLLALPATAFEKIVPVVVGLALVLVAFQPLITGYLRRRRASATATAPAAGAGPGPDGAPERAPAHGDGGPALFVGLMLASVYGGYFAAAQGILYMSLMGVLLDEPLQRLTAVKNVLVAVVNTVAAAFFLFVADFDWTAVALIAVGSALGGRLGASVGRRFSPLVLRILIVTVGTAALIQLLLR from the coding sequence GTGACACCTGTCGAGGCCGTCGCCGTCCTCGCGGCGGGCGTGGGCGCGGGCGCCGTCAACAGCGTCGTCGGCTCCGGAACCCTGATCACCTTCCCCGTCCTGCTCGCGACCGGTCTGCCGCCCGTCACCGCGACGGTCTCCAACGCGCTCGGGCTGATCCCCGGGGCCGTCAGCGGCGCCTTCGGCTACCGGCGGGAACTGCGCGGTCAGCGCAGGCGCATCCTCACACTGGGCGTCGGCGCCCTGCTGGGCGGCTTCACGGGCGCCGTGCTGCTGCTCGCCCTGCCCGCGACGGCGTTCGAGAAGATCGTGCCGGTCGTGGTGGGCCTCGCCCTGGTCCTGGTCGCCTTCCAGCCGCTGATCACCGGGTACCTGCGCCGCCGCCGGGCGTCGGCCACGGCCACCGCACCGGCGGCAGGCGCAGGTCCCGGCCCCGACGGCGCTCCGGAGCGGGCTCCCGCCCACGGCGACGGGGGTCCGGCGCTGTTCGTCGGCCTGATGCTCGCCAGCGTCTACGGCGGCTACTTCGCGGCGGCGCAGGGGATCCTCTACATGTCGCTGATGGGGGTGCTCCTGGACGAACCCCTGCAGCGCCTCACCGCGGTCAAGAACGTCCTGGTCGCGGTCGTCAACACCGTCGCCGCGGCCTTCTTCCTCTTCGTCGCCGACTTCGACTGGACGGCGGTCGCGCTGATCGCCGTCGGTTCCGCGCTCGGCGGCCGGCTGGGGGCCTCGGTCGGCCGCCGCTTCAGCCCGCTGGTCCTGCGCATCCTCATCGTGACGGTCGGCACGGCCGCCCTCATCCAGCTGCTGCTCCGCTGA
- a CDS encoding anti-sigma factor antagonist (This anti-anti-sigma factor, or anti-sigma factor antagonist, belongs to a family that includes characterized members SpoIIAA, RsbV, RsfA, and RsfB.) encodes MSEPVLSARPAGRNATSRTASPGPARERPPTRLRIRTRPDGERTTVVAAGDIDMDTREELRKLLGTALDASGHGIDLDLSGIGFCDCSGLNVLLLAHRLAAANGRTVVIRSASPAVERLLTLTGTAPLFAPADGGGTGTAHGTTEESPSSHDATDTVDGADVRDPAGPVVAERELRVEVVQLKRAMRTRPVIDLARGVLMATFGLSPEDAWSVLVTVSQNANVKLHHLAEDMVATVRGEPLPESLRRHLSAAVAQLAADRTDRAGRSHQEAEP; translated from the coding sequence ATGTCGGAACCAGTACTTTCAGCCCGGCCTGCGGGCCGGAACGCCACCTCCCGCACGGCGTCGCCCGGCCCCGCACGGGAGCGTCCGCCGACGCGGCTGCGGATCAGGACACGCCCCGACGGTGAACGGACGACCGTCGTGGCGGCCGGCGACATCGACATGGACACCCGCGAGGAACTGCGGAAGCTGCTGGGCACGGCCCTCGACGCCTCGGGCCACGGCATCGACCTCGACCTGAGCGGCATCGGCTTCTGCGACTGTTCCGGGCTCAACGTCCTGCTGCTCGCCCACCGGCTCGCGGCGGCCAACGGCAGGACGGTCGTCATCCGGTCCGCGAGCCCCGCCGTCGAGCGGCTGCTCACCCTCACGGGAACGGCGCCGCTGTTCGCACCGGCGGACGGCGGAGGGACCGGCACCGCGCACGGCACCACGGAAGAGAGCCCGTCGTCCCACGACGCCACGGACACCGTCGACGGCGCCGATGTCCGTGACCCGGCCGGCCCCGTCGTCGCCGAGCGGGAACTACGTGTCGAGGTCGTCCAGTTGAAGCGCGCCATGCGGACCCGGCCGGTCATCGACCTGGCCCGCGGAGTCCTCATGGCGACCTTCGGGCTGAGCCCCGAGGACGCGTGGAGCGTCCTCGTCACGGTCTCCCAGAACGCCAACGTCAAGCTGCACCACCTCGCCGAGGACATGGTGGCCACCGTCCGGGGCGAGCCGCTGCCCGAGTCCCTGCGGCGGCACCTGTCCGCGGCCGTGGCCCAGCTCGCCGCGGACCGGACGGACCGGGCGGGCCGGTCGCACCAGGAGGCGGAACCCTGA
- a CDS encoding Gfo/Idh/MocA family protein, translating into MGSTFGVAVVGFGWMGRVHAQAYTRVPHHFPGLPLRPELVAVADEVPGRAEEAAAQYGFATAVRDWREIAADPRVRAVSVAAPNFLHREIGVAMAEAGKHLWIEKPVGLCAEDARAVASAVAGAGVQGTVGFNYRNAPAVAAARELIAAGEIGTVTHVRIRLFSDYAAHPEGALTWRYERERGGSGVLGDLASHGVDLARFLLGEIASLTADTAVFVPRRARPTGATAGHTRATGGESGPVENDDYVSCLLRFTSGARGVLEACRVSVGEQNNYGFEIHGTKGAVFWDFRRMGELGVSRGTSFQDQPVSTLYVGPGHGEYAAFQPGAANSMGYDDLKVVEAYNFLRSVAEGTPYGATLEDAVHSAEALDAMVRSAEQGTWTSPAG; encoded by the coding sequence ATGGGGAGTACGTTCGGCGTCGCCGTCGTGGGGTTCGGCTGGATGGGACGGGTGCACGCCCAGGCGTACACGCGCGTGCCGCACCACTTCCCCGGACTGCCCCTGCGGCCCGAACTGGTCGCCGTCGCCGACGAGGTGCCGGGCCGCGCCGAGGAGGCCGCCGCGCAGTACGGGTTCGCGACGGCGGTCCGGGACTGGCGTGAGATCGCCGCCGATCCCCGGGTCCGGGCCGTCAGCGTGGCCGCCCCGAACTTCCTGCACCGCGAGATCGGCGTCGCCATGGCCGAGGCGGGCAAGCACCTCTGGATCGAGAAGCCGGTCGGCCTCTGCGCCGAGGACGCGCGGGCCGTCGCGAGCGCCGTGGCCGGAGCGGGCGTCCAGGGCACGGTCGGCTTCAACTACCGCAACGCGCCCGCCGTCGCCGCCGCCCGCGAGCTGATCGCCGCCGGTGAGATCGGCACCGTCACCCATGTCCGCATCCGTCTCTTCAGCGATTACGCCGCCCACCCCGAAGGCGCCCTGACCTGGCGGTACGAGCGCGAGCGCGGCGGCAGCGGAGTGCTCGGCGACCTCGCCTCGCACGGTGTGGACCTGGCCCGGTTCCTGCTCGGTGAGATCGCGTCGCTGACCGCCGACACGGCCGTCTTCGTCCCTCGGCGGGCCCGGCCCACCGGCGCGACCGCGGGCCACACCCGCGCCACGGGCGGCGAATCGGGCCCCGTGGAGAACGACGACTACGTGTCCTGTCTGCTGCGCTTCACCTCCGGTGCCCGGGGCGTCCTGGAGGCCTGCCGGGTCTCGGTCGGCGAGCAGAACAACTACGGCTTCGAGATCCACGGCACGAAGGGCGCGGTCTTCTGGGATTTCCGTCGTATGGGTGAACTGGGCGTCAGCCGCGGCACGTCGTTCCAGGACCAGCCGGTGAGCACCCTGTACGTCGGACCGGGGCACGGCGAGTACGCGGCCTTCCAGCCCGGCGCGGCCAACAGCATGGGCTACGACGACCTGAAGGTCGTCGAGGCGTACAACTTCCTGCGCTCCGTCGCGGAGGGCACACCGTACGGGGCCACCCTGGAGGACGCGGTGCACAGTGCGGAGGCGCTGGACGCGATGGTCCGCTCCGCCGAGCAGGGTACCTGGACGAGTCCGGCCGGATGA
- a CDS encoding LacI family DNA-binding transcriptional regulator, whose product MRPPTIRDVAERAGVSKSLVSLVLRGSDRVRPEKRRAVLAAVEELGYRPNAAARSLSERRAPQALDHARSGGRPLVGVLLNDLRNPWFVELLDGLNSLLDARGLHMLLADGHLNRRLGEDLTRLFTDLRVDGLVAVGTLPGPQMLRSAAARLPTVVAGAREPVLPRADIVANDDEHGARLATEHLVGLGHRRIAHIAGLGTVGELRRRGFETVMREHGLTGTAVVEQGDLTEEGGYRATVRLLSAPERPTAVFAFNDIACVGALSAAEELGLRVPRDLSLVGYDNTYLARLRHLWFTTVDGAGHEVGRRAAQCLLDRIADPARPARTVLGTPVLEVRGTTAPPSGAAVRHRS is encoded by the coding sequence ATGAGGCCACCGACGATCCGCGATGTCGCCGAACGGGCCGGAGTGTCGAAATCCCTGGTCTCACTCGTGCTGCGCGGCTCCGACCGGGTACGTCCCGAGAAGCGGCGGGCCGTCCTGGCCGCCGTCGAGGAGCTCGGCTACCGGCCCAACGCCGCCGCGCGCAGCCTCAGTGAGCGCCGCGCCCCCCAGGCCCTGGACCACGCCCGTTCGGGAGGCAGGCCGCTGGTCGGGGTGCTCCTGAACGACCTGCGCAACCCGTGGTTCGTCGAGCTGCTGGACGGCCTCAACTCGCTGCTCGACGCCCGCGGCCTGCACATGCTGCTGGCCGACGGTCACCTGAACCGGCGGCTCGGCGAGGACCTCACCCGCCTGTTCACGGACCTGCGGGTCGACGGCCTCGTCGCGGTCGGGACGCTGCCCGGTCCGCAGATGCTGCGGTCGGCGGCCGCCCGGCTGCCGACCGTCGTCGCGGGCGCCCGCGAGCCGGTGCTGCCCCGGGCGGACATCGTCGCCAACGACGACGAGCACGGCGCCCGGCTCGCCACGGAGCACCTCGTCGGCCTCGGTCACCGGCGCATCGCCCACATCGCCGGCCTGGGGACGGTCGGCGAACTGCGCCGCCGCGGCTTCGAGACCGTCATGCGCGAACACGGACTGACCGGCACCGCCGTCGTGGAGCAGGGCGACCTCACCGAGGAGGGCGGCTACCGCGCCACGGTCCGCCTGCTCAGCGCTCCCGAGCGGCCCACCGCCGTCTTCGCCTTCAACGACATCGCCTGCGTCGGCGCACTCTCCGCAGCGGAGGAACTCGGCCTCCGGGTCCCCCGGGACCTCTCGCTCGTCGGCTACGACAACACCTACCTCGCCCGGCTGCGCCACCTCTGGTTCACCACCGTCGACGGCGCGGGCCACGAGGTGGGCCGCCGCGCCGCGCAGTGCCTGCTCGACCGGATCGCCGACCCCGCCCGTCCCGCCCGGACCGTCCTCGGCACGCCCGTCCTCGAGGTACGGGGCACGACCGCGCCGCCCTCCGGAGCGGCTGTCCGGCACCGGTCGTGA
- a CDS encoding SUMF1/EgtB/PvdO family nonheme iron enzyme yields the protein MDTRAVYEMIAVPSGRVTLSDRRTQRSWSVGLAPYRLGAFPVTQALYARVTGVRPSSADGDQLPVEGVSWWDAVRFCNALSRHEGLTPAYSLRADGEDVAWDRTADGYRLPTEAEWEHGCRAGTPGPRYGPLDEIAWYRDNSQERVHDVGGKRPNPWGLHDMLGNVWDWCWDVYDAEVYGTYRVLRGGGWFDEHWSCRASARRRSHPSYQVDDVGFRVARTPAAGCGGRS from the coding sequence ATGGACACACGCGCGGTGTACGAGATGATCGCTGTCCCATCCGGCCGGGTCACGCTGTCCGACCGGCGGACACAACGCAGTTGGTCGGTCGGGCTCGCTCCCTACCGGCTCGGGGCCTTCCCGGTCACGCAGGCGCTGTACGCGCGGGTCACGGGTGTACGGCCGAGCAGCGCCGACGGCGACCAGCTGCCCGTCGAGGGTGTGTCGTGGTGGGACGCGGTCCGGTTCTGCAACGCCCTGTCGCGGCACGAGGGGCTGACCCCCGCCTACTCGTTACGTGCCGACGGCGAGGACGTCGCCTGGGACAGGACCGCCGACGGCTACCGGCTGCCCACCGAGGCCGAGTGGGAGCACGGCTGCCGTGCCGGTACGCCGGGACCGCGCTACGGACCGCTCGACGAGATCGCCTGGTACCGCGACAACTCGCAGGAGCGCGTGCACGACGTGGGCGGCAAGCGGCCCAACCCGTGGGGCCTGCACGACATGCTGGGCAACGTCTGGGACTGGTGCTGGGACGTCTACGACGCGGAGGTCTACGGCACCTACCGGGTCCTGCGCGGCGGGGGCTGGTTCGACGAGCACTGGAGTTGCCGCGCCTCCGCGCGGCGGCGCAGCCACCCGAGCTACCAGGTCGACGACGTGGGGTTCCGCGTGGCGCGGACGCCTGCGGCGGGCTGCGGGGGTCGTTCGTAG
- a CDS encoding SDR family oxidoreductase — protein sequence MKDSEQRNPVEQHARPDFPQQEQQHPGWTGPMDPPPDHGEESYEGSGQLTDRKTVLTGGDSGIGRAVAVAFAREGADVLFTHLPEEADEARETARLVEEAGRKAVAVPCDIREEEQCRRLVERAVAEFGRIDVLVNNAAYQMSQPDGIAAITTEQFDRVMRTNLYGMFWLSKMALPHMPAGGSIINTTSVQAYQPSPHLLDYAMTKGAIVTFTQGLAQMVAGDGIRVNAVAPGPVWTPLIPATMPDTSEFGKQSPMGRPAQPAEMAPAYVFLASQRASFITADIVNATGGTPLP from the coding sequence ATGAAGGACTCCGAGCAGCGCAACCCCGTCGAACAGCACGCCCGGCCCGACTTCCCGCAGCAGGAGCAGCAGCACCCCGGCTGGACCGGCCCGATGGACCCGCCGCCGGACCACGGCGAGGAGTCGTACGAGGGCAGCGGTCAGCTCACGGACAGGAAGACGGTCCTGACCGGAGGGGACTCCGGAATCGGCCGGGCCGTCGCGGTCGCCTTCGCGCGGGAGGGCGCGGACGTCCTCTTCACGCACCTGCCCGAGGAGGCCGACGAGGCCCGTGAGACCGCACGGCTCGTCGAGGAGGCGGGCCGCAAGGCGGTCGCCGTGCCCTGCGACATCCGTGAGGAGGAGCAGTGCCGCCGGCTCGTCGAACGCGCGGTCGCGGAGTTCGGACGCATCGACGTCCTGGTCAACAACGCCGCGTACCAGATGTCGCAGCCCGACGGCATCGCGGCCATCACGACGGAGCAGTTCGACCGGGTGATGCGCACCAACCTCTACGGCATGTTCTGGCTGAGCAAGATGGCGCTGCCGCACATGCCCGCGGGCGGCTCGATCATCAACACCACCTCCGTGCAGGCGTACCAGCCCAGCCCGCACCTCCTCGACTACGCCATGACCAAGGGCGCGATCGTGACGTTCACCCAGGGGCTGGCGCAGATGGTCGCCGGGGACGGCATCCGGGTCAACGCGGTCGCTCCCGGGCCCGTCTGGACGCCACTGATCCCGGCGACCATGCCGGACACCTCCGAGTTCGGCAAGCAGTCGCCGATGGGCCGGCCCGCCCAGCCCGCCGAGATGGCACCCGCCTATGTCTTCCTGGCCTCCCAGCGGGCGAGCTTCATCACCGCGGACATCGTCAACGCCACCGGCGGTACGCCCCTGCCGTAG